A window of Candidatus Poribacteria bacterium contains these coding sequences:
- a CDS encoding SDR family NAD(P)-dependent oxidoreductase, with amino-acid sequence MAFPGFELKDKVMLITGSGKGIGRGIALAAAQMGAKVILNSRTPSDLEEVAGEIRADGGEAESVVFDVSDIAQVAKGAQEAIDVWGRVDVLVNNAGTNRPKPALELTEEDWDAIYDLNLKGLFFLTQTLVKPMIERENGKIINISSTMGLVGGPLRTAYSGSKGGVVLLTKGLAVEWAPHNVTVNAVAPAFTRTPLADVLLQRKEFYEDVVRRIPMGRVGEVDEVVGAVLFLASDAANWVTGQTIAVDGGWVAW; translated from the coding sequence ATGGCGTTTCCAGGATTTGAGTTAAAAGATAAAGTGATGTTAATCACGGGTTCGGGCAAAGGCATCGGCAGGGGTATCGCACTCGCCGCCGCGCAGATGGGGGCAAAGGTTATTTTGAATAGCCGTACACCGTCTGACCTTGAAGAGGTCGCGGGTGAGATCCGCGCCGACGGTGGTGAAGCGGAATCAGTTGTATTCGATGTTAGCGATATTGCACAGGTCGCTAAAGGCGCACAAGAAGCGATTGATGTCTGGGGTAGAGTGGATGTCCTCGTCAATAACGCCGGCACCAACCGCCCGAAACCCGCACTTGAGTTAACCGAAGAGGATTGGGATGCTATCTATGACCTCAATCTCAAGGGTCTGTTCTTTCTGACACAGACGCTCGTCAAACCGATGATAGAACGTGAGAACGGGAAGATTATCAACATCTCCTCAACGATGGGATTGGTCGGCGGTCCATTACGTACTGCCTACTCGGGGAGCAAAGGCGGTGTCGTGCTTTTAACCAAAGGACTCGCCGTTGAATGGGCACCCCACAACGTAACGGTGAATGCTGTCGCACCAGCGTTTACTCGAACCCCGCTCGCGGATGTGCTTTTGCAGCGTAAAGAATTTTACGAGGATGTCGTCCGCCGTATCCCGATGGGACGTGTCGGCGAGGTGGACGAAGTTGTCGGTGCAGTGCTATTCTTAGCGTCAGATGCAGCGAACTGGGTGACTGGACAAACAATCGCAGTCGATGGTGGCTGGGTCGCTTGGTAA
- a CDS encoding Gfo/Idh/MocA family oxidoreductase, translating into MSRIRIGVIGCGAIAQVHHLPNLTALHREFEVPIVCDLSRGAAQAVAKRFHVPQFVTDYNELLATDVDAVLLCHGDPKTQVALAAFEAGKHVFIEKPVCFSLQEMDAMLAAQHKAGTVAQAGYMKVHDPAFQVAKREVDTMESYRFVQINHLHPNNSLHLSQFDVERFNDVPADAFKPAGAAREKAQAEAIGELLSQTGLESDIQSKAARVFYLLAGSMIHDIYSLRVMLGSPSEVVSAEVWSEGRGVTIVFGYPNGARCVATWVDLPDLWDFRETLEIYGDTKRVLVSYPTGFSRGILSEVTIYGIDADGTTYSKTPAVEWESAFVSELRHFHACITEGEPCYTSLESARNDIALIIDVVRCYVQRGPVVREST; encoded by the coding sequence ATGAGTCGTATACGGATAGGTGTTATCGGTTGTGGTGCAATCGCACAAGTACATCATCTCCCCAATCTTACCGCGCTCCATCGGGAATTTGAGGTGCCGATTGTCTGTGATCTCTCTCGCGGTGCTGCACAAGCGGTTGCAAAACGATTCCATGTTCCCCAATTCGTGACGGATTACAATGAATTGTTGGCGACGGATGTAGATGCTGTACTGCTATGCCACGGAGACCCGAAGACGCAGGTGGCACTCGCTGCGTTTGAAGCGGGGAAGCATGTCTTTATTGAGAAACCCGTCTGCTTTTCACTTCAGGAGATGGATGCGATGTTGGCAGCGCAACATAAGGCTGGCACCGTCGCGCAAGCCGGTTATATGAAAGTGCATGATCCTGCTTTCCAGGTCGCTAAGCGTGAAGTGGATACGATGGAAAGTTACCGCTTCGTCCAGATTAACCATCTCCATCCGAATAATAGTTTACACCTAAGCCAATTCGATGTTGAGCGATTCAACGATGTTCCAGCGGACGCGTTTAAGCCAGCGGGCGCGGCGCGTGAAAAAGCACAGGCAGAAGCCATCGGAGAGTTGTTATCACAAACCGGACTTGAAAGCGACATCCAAAGCAAGGCAGCACGAGTGTTCTATCTGCTTGCTGGCAGCATGATCCACGACATCTATAGCCTACGGGTAATGCTCGGCTCACCGAGTGAGGTAGTTAGCGCGGAAGTCTGGTCCGAAGGACGCGGTGTGACGATTGTGTTTGGCTATCCGAATGGCGCACGCTGTGTCGCTACGTGGGTAGACCTTCCAGATTTATGGGACTTTAGGGAGACGTTGGAAATCTACGGCGATACCAAACGTGTACTCGTATCCTATCCGACCGGTTTTTCTCGGGGTATCCTGTCAGAAGTGACGATATACGGAATAGATGCCGATGGCACGACCTATAGCAAGACACCTGCGGTTGAATGGGAGAGCGCGTTTGTGAGCGAACTACGTCATTTCCATGCTTGCATCACGGAAGGTGAACCCTGCTATACCTCACTGGAATCAGCGCGAAACGACATCGCACTCATCATCGACGTTGTGCGGTGTTATGTACAACGGGGACCCGTTGTGCGTGAAAGCACATAG
- a CDS encoding lamin tail domain-containing protein, translating into MIRRTVDSKTIVLILAMGLFLIGVTSIGDTLPSFENVEDTATRSVDENADVGTDVGAPFAVDKDGFKSIRYEFPDYNNKFEYIVSFNKNFVQIKTKVRLNYEVQSSYTVRLILKYFDNNPYNDGSPLGIADTLTVTINVNDVAERPTLPFPSAADALRTFTSEERQHVISQLTLDTIIFNEFFNASNDPHDWVELRNVTSTDVDLSGWHLVIVKEGTIENFEFPIGTVLPAEELLLLLNTDPNDPGMPLVISEEPSYHYLVDEAFTLPQEDFMLILRSPSAWEDSAGDYLFGQEKLPTTADFDLDTAWFRAKSTVLGHQSDAWIISGYHGGLGYDSDTPKDMNLGTPGYPHETIIGDANSDGIVNILDIVLVASQIGQSGNTSADINGDGQVNIQDLIVIANGLGNIAAAPSAHALTAAQVQEWLSQAKQKISHPIQIQSSLSQSDFSYERGIQILEQLLKMLIPKETTLLVNYPNPFNPETWIPYQLATAGDVQITIYDGRGTLVRQFDLGHQPAGLYQSRSRATYWDGTNALGESVASGIYFYTLTIGDDFSATRKMLILK; encoded by the coding sequence ATGATAAGACGAACTGTTGATTCTAAAACCATAGTGTTAATACTCGCGATGGGACTCTTCCTAATTGGCGTAACAAGCATTGGTGATACACTACCATCTTTTGAAAATGTCGAGGACACCGCCACGCGATCCGTAGATGAAAATGCTGATGTAGGCACAGATGTCGGTGCCCCATTTGCAGTAGATAAAGACGGTTTTAAATCCATCAGGTACGAATTTCCGGATTATAACAATAAGTTCGAGTATATTGTCAGTTTCAATAAAAATTTTGTTCAGATAAAAACTAAAGTGAGACTTAATTACGAAGTACAGAGCAGCTATACGGTAAGGCTTATACTCAAATATTTTGACAATAACCCCTACAACGATGGCAGTCCTTTGGGGATAGCTGACACCCTCACCGTCACTATCAATGTCAATGATGTCGCTGAACGACCCACTTTACCATTTCCTTCTGCTGCGGATGCTCTGCGAACCTTTACCAGTGAAGAACGCCAGCATGTCATTTCTCAGCTTACGCTTGATACAATTATCTTCAATGAATTCTTCAATGCATCGAACGATCCACACGATTGGGTGGAGTTGCGAAACGTTACCAGCACAGATGTCGATCTCAGTGGGTGGCACTTAGTTATTGTTAAAGAAGGAACGATCGAAAACTTTGAGTTCCCTATAGGAACAGTGCTTCCTGCTGAAGAGTTGCTCTTGCTCCTCAATACCGATCCAAATGACCCTGGCATGCCGCTGGTAATCTCTGAGGAACCTTCATACCATTATCTTGTAGATGAGGCTTTCACTTTACCGCAGGAAGATTTTATGTTGATACTCCGCAGTCCATCTGCATGGGAAGACAGTGCAGGCGATTATCTCTTTGGACAAGAGAAATTGCCGACGACAGCAGATTTTGATTTAGATACGGCATGGTTCCGTGCTAAGTCAACTGTCCTCGGACATCAAAGTGACGCGTGGATTATCAGTGGATACCACGGCGGACTCGGTTATGATAGTGATACACCCAAAGACATGAATCTCGGCACACCCGGATACCCACACGAGACAATCATAGGGGATGCAAATAGCGATGGCATCGTCAATATTTTGGATATCGTTTTGGTTGCTTCACAGATCGGGCAGTCCGGTAATACGAGTGCTGACATAAATGGCGATGGTCAGGTCAATATCCAAGATTTAATTGTGATTGCCAATGGACTGGGGAATATTGCTGCGGCACCTTCAGCACACGCGTTGACAGCAGCGCAGGTGCAGGAATGGCTGAGTCAGGCGAAGCAGAAGATTTCTCATCCAATTCAAATTCAGAGTTCTCTATCTCAAAGCGATTTCTCGTATGAACGAGGGATCCAGATACTGGAGCAGCTCCTGAAAATGCTAATTCCTAAAGAGACCACACTGTTGGTAAACTATCCGAATCCATTCAACCCGGAAACATGGATACCGTATCAGTTAGCGACTGCGGGCGATGTGCAAATTACGATTTACGATGGGCGAGGCACTTTGGTGCGTCAATTTGATTTGGGGCATCAGCCTGCGGGGTTATACCAGAGTCGTAGTCGTGCCACGTATTGGGATGGGACCAACGCGTTAGGGGAATCTGTTGCAAGCGGCATCTATTTCTATACGCTCACAATAGGTGACGATTTCTCTGCTACACGCAAAATGCTAATCTTGAAATAG
- a CDS encoding dockerin type I domain-containing protein — protein sequence MNRIRIFVLNLILISIINQQIGFAQDVSQSHVPDGAMVRLGKGRINGITYSADSTQLIIASSIGVWRYNIDTGEEFPLLTEYTGFVPSIAYSPNGHILASADEDSSVRLWDANTGQPIAPLAGHTDSVTSVAYSPDGNMLVSGGRDNTVRLWDVNTGHLKATLTGHSDWVTSVAYSPDGRHIASGSEDSTVRLWDTNTGELTATLTGHTGWVYDVAFSPDGRWIASGSRDRTVRLWDANTSQPVAIFIGHTGSVTSIAYSPDGRTIVSGSSDNTVRLWDVITGKSIAMLTEHTGQVTSVAYSPDGRTLSSGSGDGTIRLWNTDTGKLIVTRTGYIDRITSVAYSANGTTLASGCADGTVRLWDANISQPLPTFIAHPNEVAAIAYSPDGRTIASVGGIGDNTVRLWDATTGQSLAVLTGHVSSAYTVTYSPDGRTIASSGGFGGNIIRLWNTATMQLKTTLTGHTRRISSIAFSPDSRTLVSGSRDGTVQLWDVNTAQPKTTLTEHTDTIYAVAYSPDGRTIASGGRDDTVHLWDAETGQLKTTLIGHAHDVRSVAYSPDGDTLVSGGEDGTVRLWDAATGYSIATLAGHTSWVTSIAYSQGGKTLASGSEDGTVILWDFTLLRTQQQQLQQAISQLQQDRDQPKVRLIYFHPSDRAPDHRIESQADRVIKDVQLFYARQMQHHGFGIKTFTLETDLTGKAVAHHVEGKFHEKYYHDQPYDKILEELDTQFDRSQDILLVFLEGGDRDILGHNVCGLAGTHSSGGGTAILPATDNCFSFRIVAHELGHAFGLYHDFSEPNLMDDGSRYLAELSPCATEALNVHPFFNTPQDDLAPTTIQRSPLFASSSNIVRLHFEVTDPDGLYQAQLITPSTPQDPIQGYKMLDCKRLDGERATIEFTVSELIAVPEIFIGLQVIDVHGNVTLQWQKNEIDPFGPLDVNKDGVVNVLDLVLVTSHFGQTETSDRADVNKDGVVNILDLVLITDGIKIDN from the coding sequence ATGAACAGAATCCGTATTTTCGTACTCAACTTAATTCTCATTTCAATCATAAATCAACAAATCGGTTTTGCACAGGATGTTTCACAATCACACGTCCCCGATGGTGCTATGGTACGTCTGGGAAAAGGCAGAATAAACGGGATAACCTATTCCGCAGATAGTACTCAACTTATCATCGCCAGTAGCATTGGGGTTTGGAGATATAATATAGATACCGGTGAAGAATTCCCTTTGCTCACAGAATATACCGGTTTTGTTCCGAGTATCGCGTATTCTCCAAACGGTCATATACTTGCAAGCGCAGATGAGGATAGCAGTGTGCGTTTGTGGGATGCCAATACCGGGCAACCAATCGCTCCACTTGCTGGACACACCGATTCGGTGACCTCCGTAGCATATTCCCCGGACGGGAATATGCTTGTCAGTGGCGGTCGGGATAATACAGTGCGTTTGTGGGATGTCAACACTGGACACCTTAAGGCAACGCTCACTGGACATTCGGATTGGGTGACCTCCGTAGCATATTCCCCAGACGGCAGACACATCGCCAGCGGCAGCGAAGACAGTACCGTGCGTTTGTGGGATACCAACACGGGTGAATTGACTGCTACGCTCACTGGACATACTGGTTGGGTTTATGATGTAGCCTTCTCACCAGATGGTAGGTGGATAGCCAGTGGAAGTAGAGACCGCACGGTACGTCTGTGGGATGCTAATACAAGCCAACCTGTTGCTATATTTATAGGGCACACCGGCTCGGTGACTTCTATCGCGTATTCGCCCGACGGTCGCACAATCGTGAGTGGAAGCAGCGATAATACTGTGCGTTTATGGGATGTTATCACTGGCAAATCTATTGCCATGCTTACGGAACATACGGGTCAAGTGACATCGGTTGCGTATTCCCCCGATGGTCGCACACTTAGCAGTGGAAGTGGGGATGGAACCATACGTTTATGGAACACCGATACCGGTAAACTTATCGTTACGCGCACAGGTTATATTGATAGGATAACTTCAGTAGCGTATTCCGCCAATGGTACAACACTCGCCAGCGGGTGTGCGGATGGAACCGTACGTTTGTGGGATGCTAACATAAGTCAACCCCTTCCCACATTTATTGCACATCCCAACGAGGTAGCTGCTATAGCATATTCCCCGGATGGTCGGACAATCGCGAGTGTCGGAGGTATTGGCGATAATACCGTGCGTTTATGGGATGCCACGACAGGGCAATCACTTGCTGTACTCACTGGACATGTTTCCTCCGCTTATACTGTTACGTATTCCCCGGATGGTCGCACAATCGCCAGTAGTGGTGGATTTGGAGGAAACATTATCCGTTTGTGGAATACTGCCACGATGCAACTCAAAACAACTCTCACCGGACATACCCGTAGGATTAGTTCCATTGCTTTTTCACCGGATAGTCGCACGCTTGTGAGCGGGAGTCGAGATGGGACAGTACAATTGTGGGATGTCAACACTGCACAACCCAAAACTACACTCACAGAGCATACTGACACCATTTATGCCGTAGCATATTCCCCGGATGGTCGAACGATTGCAAGTGGCGGACGAGATGATACTGTACATTTGTGGGATGCTGAAACGGGGCAGCTCAAAACCACCCTCATTGGACATGCTCACGATGTCCGATCCGTGGCATATTCTCCAGATGGAGACACACTCGTAAGTGGCGGTGAAGATGGCACGGTCCGGTTATGGGATGCTGCTACAGGGTATTCGATTGCAACACTCGCTGGACATACCAGTTGGGTAACATCAATTGCATATTCTCAGGGAGGCAAAACACTCGCAAGTGGAAGTGAGGACGGCACGGTCATTCTGTGGGATTTTACCTTACTCCGTACACAGCAACAACAGCTACAGCAGGCAATATCCCAACTTCAACAGGATCGAGATCAGCCTAAAGTGCGGTTGATTTATTTTCATCCAAGCGACCGCGCGCCCGATCACCGTATAGAATCACAGGCAGATAGGGTGATCAAGGATGTTCAACTCTTCTATGCACGTCAGATGCAACACCACGGGTTCGGTATAAAGACCTTCACGCTTGAAACGGATCTAACCGGCAAAGCAGTGGCGCACCATGTAGAGGGGAAATTTCACGAAAAATATTATCACGACCAACCCTACGACAAAATCTTGGAGGAGCTTGATACACAATTTGACAGATCTCAGGATATTTTACTCGTCTTTTTGGAGGGGGGCGATAGGGACATTCTGGGACATAACGTCTGTGGTCTTGCTGGAACTCATTCATCTGGCGGCGGTACAGCGATCCTCCCTGCTACTGACAATTGTTTTAGTTTTCGTATCGTTGCCCATGAACTTGGGCATGCTTTTGGCTTATATCACGATTTTAGTGAACCCAATCTTATGGATGATGGCAGCAGATACTTGGCTGAACTTTCCCCATGTGCCACTGAAGCGTTAAATGTACACCCATTTTTCAACACCCCTCAGGACGATCTCGCACCGACAACCATTCAGCGGTCGCCGCTGTTTGCGTCTTCGTCCAATATTGTCCGTCTCCATTTTGAAGTAACTGATCCGGATGGTCTCTATCAAGCGCAGTTAATTACGCCATCAACGCCTCAAGATCCGATTCAAGGATATAAAATGCTTGACTGCAAACGATTAGACGGCGAACGTGCCACAATCGAATTTACTGTCTCTGAATTAATAGCGGTCCCAGAGATTTTTATAGGTCTTCAGGTGATTGATGTTCATGGAAATGTGACACTACAGTGGCAGAAAAACGAGATAGATCCCTTCGGACCTCTTGATGTGAACAAGGATGGGGTCGTGAACGTCTTAGACCTGGTATTGGTTACCTCACACTTCGGGCAGACGGAGACATCAGATCGTGCAGATGTAAATAAGGATGGAGTCGTGAACATTTTAGATCTGGTGTTGATTACTGATGGGATAAAAATTGATAACTAA
- a CDS encoding class I SAM-dependent methyltransferase yields the protein MAERTDPTQKENHPFYCQYRAVYEYATQFTQGQRVLDLGCGEGYGAHLLAQHAKEVVAVDKDKKTIQQAKQKYDLPNLDFYIQDVSQLHKYFPYTFDVVCCFHLIEYLRTPEYFLEEVAKRLVHPAAVLLISTPNRYSPLRESTSLQSPYHECEYNASEFRNLLSMHFKDVTLYTLQGSSKVQQFQELRAQRIQKIFNYDILKMRHWLPKPLLRLSFDVGGRLLKSFLSATHDDLTHSITTTDFHVTEVQLYTGLDLIGVCRTPLDPLA from the coding sequence ATGGCAGAAAGAACAGATCCAACACAAAAAGAGAATCATCCATTTTACTGTCAGTATCGCGCCGTCTATGAATACGCAACACAATTCACACAGGGGCAGCGCGTATTGGACCTCGGATGCGGCGAGGGATACGGTGCCCACCTATTGGCACAACACGCAAAAGAGGTCGTCGCCGTTGACAAAGACAAAAAGACCATACAACAAGCAAAGCAAAAATACGATCTCCCCAATCTCGATTTCTACATCCAAGATGTCTCACAACTTCACAAATATTTTCCTTATACGTTTGATGTCGTCTGCTGTTTTCATCTCATTGAATACCTAAGAACTCCCGAGTATTTCTTGGAGGAAGTCGCCAAACGCTTGGTCCACCCCGCAGCAGTGCTTCTCATTTCAACACCGAATCGATATTCTCCACTTCGGGAGTCTACAAGTCTCCAATCGCCCTATCACGAATGCGAATACAACGCCAGCGAGTTCCGAAATCTTCTTTCAATGCATTTTAAAGATGTGACGCTTTATACACTCCAAGGGAGTTCAAAAGTACAGCAATTTCAAGAGCTCCGGGCACAGCGCATCCAAAAGATTTTCAACTATGATATCCTAAAAATGCGGCACTGGCTCCCCAAGCCACTCTTACGACTGAGTTTTGATGTCGGCGGAAGGTTATTAAAATCCTTCCTAAGTGCCACGCATGACGACTTGACGCATAGCATCACTACCACCGATTTTCACGTCACCGAGGTACAACTCTACACAGGTTTAGATTTAATCGGAGTCTGTCGAACCCCATTGGACCCGCTTGCATAA
- a CDS encoding bifunctional 5,10-methylenetetrahydrofolate dehydrogenase/5,10-methenyltetrahydrofolate cyclohydrolase: MSAELLNGSRLAQRTRTQIRKKLKKLTFTPGLAVVQVGDDPASTLYIKHKQRDCEKVHFHSEVHRLPATISQKSLIEHVETLNERTDIHGILVQMPLPEDIDKEAVIDMIAPHKDADGLNPVNLGNLLINREHVTPCTPTGIIRLIELTGEKIEGKHAVCIGRSPLVGKSVGLMLLNRNATVTYCHSRTADLPAQTQQADILIAAVGRSEFIRADMVKPGAVVIDVGINHVDGRAVGDVKFEEVKEVAGFITPVPGGVGPMTRAMLLENTLKLAIGG; encoded by the coding sequence TTGTCAGCCGAACTCCTTAATGGTAGTCGTCTTGCACAGCGCACCCGGACCCAAATTCGGAAAAAGTTAAAAAAACTGACGTTTACCCCAGGGCTCGCTGTTGTCCAAGTCGGCGATGACCCCGCGTCAACGCTCTATATCAAACATAAACAACGTGATTGTGAGAAGGTACATTTCCATTCCGAAGTCCATCGTCTACCAGCAACTATTAGCCAAAAGAGTCTCATTGAACACGTTGAAACTCTCAACGAGCGAACGGACATCCATGGAATCCTTGTGCAAATGCCACTACCGGAGGACATAGATAAAGAGGCGGTTATTGACATGATCGCCCCGCATAAAGATGCGGACGGGTTAAACCCTGTCAATTTAGGGAATCTGCTCATCAATCGCGAGCATGTGACACCTTGTACACCAACCGGAATTATCCGTTTGATTGAATTGACAGGCGAAAAGATCGAAGGCAAACATGCCGTCTGTATTGGTAGAAGCCCACTCGTCGGTAAGTCTGTCGGGTTGATGTTGCTGAATCGGAATGCCACCGTCACCTACTGCCATTCCCGAACAGCCGATTTGCCAGCGCAAACACAACAAGCGGATATTCTCATCGCTGCCGTAGGTAGATCCGAATTCATCAGGGCAGATATGGTAAAACCCGGTGCCGTCGTCATTGATGTCGGTATTAACCATGTTGACGGACGGGCAGTCGGGGATGTCAAATTTGAGGAAGTTAAAGAGGTCGCTGGATTTATCACACCGGTACCGGGTGGCGTCGGTCCCATGACGCGCGCGATGTTATTAGAAAATACTTTAAAATTAGCAATTGGAGGCTAA
- a CDS encoding amidohydrolase/deacetylase family metallohydrolase encodes MNYDLIIKNGTVVDPAQGIHARKDVAFANGRVSAISDEIPTSEAREVLDADGCFVTPGLIDLHVHVFYGVSHFGIEPDPTCLARGATTVVDAGSAGADTFPGFRKYVIDVSDTRILAQLNISSQGMLTQEIGELENPDYADVGKACQMIEQHRDIILGVKVRLTRESIVGVRAGMVPLHRAREAADAAGLPIMVHPQDAWCESIDDILALMGERDILTHCFHGMECGILDEDGKIRDSVHAAIERGVIFDVGHGAGSFSWDVVQKAMAQGVEPTTISSDLHVYNIDGPVYDLVNVVNKFLYLGMSLDDALAKVTSIPAETILMPGQVGTLAVDAWGDAVIFELREGEFQLVDALDQVRVGKQVLEPVVVVKGGQVYRQRHTHG; translated from the coding sequence ATGAACTATGATTTAATCATTAAAAACGGAACCGTCGTTGATCCCGCGCAAGGTATCCACGCTCGCAAAGACGTGGCATTCGCGAATGGGCGTGTCTCAGCAATCAGCGATGAAATACCGACATCTGAGGCACGGGAAGTATTAGATGCTGACGGGTGTTTCGTCACGCCCGGTTTAATCGACTTGCACGTGCATGTTTTCTACGGCGTAAGCCACTTCGGGATTGAACCGGATCCGACCTGCTTAGCACGTGGGGCGACGACAGTCGTTGATGCGGGTTCAGCAGGCGCAGATACGTTTCCCGGATTTCGTAAATATGTCATTGATGTCAGTGACACGCGTATCCTCGCACAACTGAACATCTCTTCACAAGGCATGCTCACGCAGGAAATTGGGGAGTTGGAAAACCCTGACTATGCGGATGTCGGGAAAGCGTGTCAAATGATAGAACAGCACCGCGACATCATCTTAGGTGTTAAGGTTCGATTGACGCGGGAGAGTATCGTCGGTGTGAGGGCAGGTATGGTGCCGTTACATAGAGCACGCGAAGCCGCTGATGCTGCCGGACTTCCAATAATGGTGCATCCACAAGATGCGTGGTGTGAGTCTATTGATGATATATTGGCTCTGATGGGAGAACGCGATATTCTAACGCACTGCTTCCACGGTATGGAATGCGGTATCTTGGATGAAGATGGCAAAATACGGGATTCAGTCCATGCAGCGATTGAACGCGGTGTTATCTTTGACGTTGGACACGGGGCAGGCTCTTTCAGTTGGGATGTCGTTCAGAAGGCGATGGCGCAAGGCGTTGAACCTACGACAATCTCGTCCGACCTGCATGTTTATAACATTGACGGTCCCGTGTACGATCTCGTGAATGTCGTCAACAAGTTCCTATATCTTGGTATGTCGCTTGATGACGCACTCGCGAAGGTCACAAGCATCCCCGCTGAAACCATATTGATGCCCGGACAGGTCGGCACGCTGGCTGTCGATGCGTGGGGAGATGCGGTGATTTTTGAACTTCGCGAGGGCGAATTTCAACTCGTAGATGCGCTTGATCAGGTGAGGGTTGGCAAACAGGTATTGGAACCGGTTGTCGTTGTCAAGGGTGGACAAGTATATCGCCAACGACATACACACGGCTAA
- a CDS encoding restriction endonuclease subunit S, which produces MKRYPEYKESGVKWIGEIPAHWKIEKIKHIATLVSEKSTPEAGTIKISPENVESKTGKILDFYSSYDSSGVKFQVGDVLFNKIRVYLNKVVFAEYDGYSLGEMVVMRPSLQSMGKYLFYFMLSSRFIEYCDSISYGAKMPRTAVDDILNAQIPITSDKEQRQIANFLDQKTGKIDELIRIKERQIELFHEQRTALINQSVTKGLDPNVEMKPSGVEWIGEIPAHWEIIKLRYLGVLQNGISKDSDSFGLGYPFLSYGDVYNNETLPLQVEELVKSTKADRERYSVLERDVFFTRTSETIEDIGISSTCMKTIENCVFSGFLIRFRNTSKILTKELSKYYFSSHLPRIFLAREVNIVTRSSLSQESLKRLPVLLPPVDEQKEIAMFLDEQTSKIDAMTKKENKQIQLLQEYRQSLISEAVTGKIDVRNEV; this is translated from the coding sequence ATGAAACGTTACCCTGAATATAAAGAGAGCGGCGTGAAGTGGATTGGGGAGATACCGGCACATTGGAAAATAGAAAAAATAAAGCATATCGCAACTCTTGTGAGTGAAAAATCCACTCCTGAGGCAGGCACCATAAAAATTTCACCTGAAAATGTTGAATCGAAAACTGGCAAAATCCTTGATTTTTACAGTTCCTATGATTCAAGCGGTGTGAAATTTCAAGTTGGAGATGTGCTATTCAACAAAATTCGTGTCTATCTAAACAAAGTGGTCTTTGCAGAATATGATGGTTACTCTCTCGGTGAAATGGTAGTTATGAGACCGTCTCTACAAAGTATGGGTAAATACCTTTTCTATTTCATGTTGTCCAGTCGGTTTATTGAGTACTGCGATTCCATATCTTACGGAGCGAAAATGCCACGCACGGCTGTTGATGATATTCTGAATGCACAAATTCCTATTACCTCAGATAAGGAACAACGCCAAATCGCCAACTTTCTCGACCAAAAGACCGGAAAGATTGACGAGCTCATCCGCATCAAGGAACGACAGATAGAACTATTTCATGAACAACGCACCGCACTGATAAATCAGTCAGTAACAAAGGGACTTGATCCGAATGTGGAGATGAAACCGTCGGGTGTCGAATGGATTGGGGAGATACCAGCGCATTGGGAAATAATAAAGTTGAGATATTTGGGGGTATTACAAAACGGAATTAGTAAAGATTCTGATTCATTTGGTTTGGGATACCCTTTTCTCAGTTATGGCGATGTATATAATAATGAAACTTTACCGCTACAAGTAGAGGAATTGGTTAAATCAACTAAAGCTGATAGGGAAAGATATTCCGTGCTAGAAAGAGATGTATTTTTTACCAGAACGTCAGAGACAATCGAAGATATTGGCATATCATCTACATGTATGAAAACGATAGAGAATTGTGTCTTTTCCGGCTTCTTAATAAGGTTTAGGAATACTTCTAAAATATTAACAAAGGAACTTTCCAAATATTATTTTTCTTCTCATCTACCAAGAATTTTTTTAGCAAGGGAAGTGAATATAGTTACTCGTTCTTCATTGAGTCAAGAATCATTAAAAAGACTACCAGTCCTACTTCCACCTGTAGATGAACAAAAAGAAATCGCAATGTTTCTTGATGAACAAACGTCGAAAATTGACGCTATGACGAAAAAAGAAAATAAACAGATCCAACTTTTGCAAGAATACCGTCAATCCCTCATCTCCGAAGCGGTGACCGGCAAAATTGATGTCCGAAACGAGGTTTAG